In Dolichospermum flos-aquae CCAP 1403/13F, the following proteins share a genomic window:
- a CDS encoding HEAT repeat domain-containing protein, with product MYDEYELSLLDTEAELGSPLDKIEPLADESEVEKPDPELMLVLLENPQPQQRMLAARAFCDIQDERATPYLIHLLTDNCPLVRVSAAYGIGRNPAKEAVEPLIMQLNRDFNGYVRKGVVWALGNCRDRRSLAPLTNALRTDIPAVRLWAASALAQMTEVGYEAIVGAIPALIEALVTDPIAAVRSNSAWTIGQLCKELPSNVVYATAIDALIQAFAEDKDLGVRADTKASLLGVGDPRGLQLIETLEQEGWF from the coding sequence TTGCTGATGAATCAGAAGTGGAAAAACCTGATCCTGAATTAATGCTGGTACTTTTAGAAAATCCCCAGCCTCAACAACGGATGTTAGCAGCGCGTGCTTTTTGTGATATTCAAGATGAACGGGCAACACCTTATCTCATCCATCTTTTAACAGATAATTGTCCCCTAGTGCGAGTCAGTGCAGCTTACGGTATTGGTCGCAACCCCGCCAAGGAAGCCGTAGAACCGTTGATTATGCAACTTAACCGCGATTTTAATGGTTATGTTCGTAAAGGTGTAGTTTGGGCTTTGGGTAATTGCCGCGATCGCCGTTCCTTAGCACCCCTCACTAATGCCCTGAGAACCGATATTCCCGCCGTCCGTCTCTGGGCAGCCAGCGCCCTAGCACAGATGACAGAAGTAGGTTATGAAGCCATCGTCGGCGCAATTCCTGCCCTAATTGAAGCCTTAGTTACAGACCCCATCGCCGCTGTGCGAAGTAACTCAGCTTGGACAATTGGCCAGCTTTGTAAAGAATTACCATCTAACGTCGTCTATGCCACAGCTATAGACGCATTAATCCAAGCTTTTGCCGAAGATAAAGATTTAGGAGTGAGAGCAGATACCAAAGCCTCACTTCTAGGCGTAGGAGATCCTCGCGGTTTACAATTAATCGAAACCCTCGAACAAGAAGGATGGTTTTAG